From Nitrososphaerota archaeon, a single genomic window includes:
- a CDS encoding pyridoxamine 5'-phosphate oxidase family protein → MKTFEGEKGIGISEREARKFLTQSKSTLLLGTTNADGTPMIHPVWYYFDTAKTKLYFYTEPALKKATNVRRRSRIYFDVDSDKWPYKGVKGKGTARIITAKREALSHGEKILAKYVKKGQPFVKSVLEQVKKGGYVVFEITPVYFTSWDYAKLEPQTGRSLREAIIS, encoded by the coding sequence ATGAAGACTTTCGAAGGTGAAAAAGGGATTGGGATTTCGGAACGCGAAGCTAGGAAGTTTCTGACCCAAAGCAAGTCAACGCTTCTCCTTGGGACGACCAACGCCGACGGAACCCCCATGATACACCCAGTCTGGTACTATTTCGACACGGCCAAGACCAAGCTGTACTTCTACACAGAACCAGCCTTGAAAAAGGCCACCAATGTAAGGAGGAGAAGTCGGATCTATTTTGATGTGGATAGCGACAAGTGGCCCTACAAGGGTGTGAAGGGGAAGGGGACCGCCAGAATCATAACTGCCAAAAGAGAGGCCCTCTCTCACGGTGAGAAGATTCTCGCAAAGTACGTTAAGAAAGGCCAACCCTTTGTCAAATCGGTGTTGGAGCAGGTCAAGAAAGGCGGCTATGTTGTATTCGAAATAACCCCAGTCTACTTTACCTCGTGGGATTACGCGAAATTGGAGCCACAG
- a CDS encoding NAD(P)-dependent alcohol dehydrogenase, with the protein MRAVVAHRYGPPEVLELQDVAKPILTDGRVLVRVKAASVNPVDKYSMRGPLIMRVSGGGLLRPKIVVQGADLAGVVEEVGRGVTRFKPGDEVFGTGRGSFAQYASAREDRLSLKPANLTFEEAAGFPIAAITALQALRDKGRVRPGQRVLIIGASGGVGTYAVQIAKSFGAEVTGVCSAGKMELARSLGADRVIDYSMDDFVSEGLRYDLVVDVVGTLPLSDRHRILASGGTLVLVGADTKRGFARVLLRMAKAKVLSALFGQKIFFLAAKIDGEDLEALKVLAEAGKVNTVVDRSFPLGNASDAMRYLEEGHARGKVVIEVSGQA; encoded by the coding sequence ATGAGGGCGGTCGTAGCCCACCGGTACGGCCCTCCCGAAGTGCTGGAGCTTCAGGATGTGGCCAAGCCAATTCTTACAGATGGGCGAGTTCTGGTAAGGGTCAAAGCCGCTTCGGTCAATCCAGTCGATAAGTATTCGATGCGAGGCCCGCTGATAATGCGCGTTTCTGGAGGTGGGTTGCTGAGACCCAAGATCGTCGTACAGGGAGCAGATCTGGCTGGGGTGGTCGAAGAGGTTGGGAGAGGCGTGACACGCTTCAAGCCGGGGGACGAGGTCTTCGGCACGGGCCGGGGGAGCTTCGCACAGTACGCTTCTGCTCGCGAGGACAGGCTTTCGCTCAAACCGGCGAATCTTACGTTCGAGGAGGCTGCCGGCTTCCCCATCGCAGCGATCACCGCCCTGCAGGCGTTGCGAGACAAAGGACGGGTTCGACCGGGACAGAGGGTCCTGATCATCGGCGCATCAGGAGGAGTTGGAACATACGCTGTACAGATTGCGAAGTCCTTCGGGGCAGAGGTCACGGGAGTTTGCAGCGCCGGGAAGATGGAACTGGCCCGTTCCCTAGGCGCGGATAGGGTCATCGACTATTCGATGGATGATTTCGTGAGCGAAGGCCTACGATACGACCTTGTGGTGGACGTAGTAGGGACGCTGCCGCTGTCGGACCGCCACCGAATTCTTGCTTCAGGAGGGACACTCGTTCTTGTCGGGGCTGACACGAAGCGTGGGTTTGCGAGGGTGCTCCTCCGGATGGCCAAAGCAAAGGTGCTGTCCGCGCTGTTCGGACAAAAGATCTTTTTCTTGGCGGCGAAGATAGACGGAGAAGACCTAGAAGCTCTGAAAGTTTTGGCTGAAGCCGGCAAAGTCAATACCGTTGTTGACAGGAGTTTTCCATTGGGTAACGCGTCTGACGCAATGCGGTACTTGGAAGAGGGTCACGCCCGAGGTAAGGTGGTCATAGAGGTGTCAGGTCAAGCGTGA